The following are encoded together in the Bacteroidales bacterium MB20-C3-3 genome:
- a CDS encoding 30S ribosomal protein S16, giving the protein MAVKIRLARHGKKNFAFFHIVVADNRAPRDGRYIAKLGTYNPNSNPAVIELDTDGALKWLYNGAQPTDTCRRILSYKGVLLKKHLQEGVKKGALTQEVADQKWNAWAAEKENKVSGKVSQLAQSTRDAKKAAAAEEAKVNEARAAELAKRKEDERKAAEAAAAEAKAEANAEAEAVAESAQEAPAVEETPEA; this is encoded by the coding sequence ATGGCTGTTAAAATTCGCCTGGCTCGCCACGGTAAAAAGAATTTCGCATTCTTCCACATCGTTGTAGCCGATAATCGTGCACCCCGCGATGGTCGTTATATCGCAAAACTGGGTACATACAATCCTAATTCTAATCCTGCAGTAATTGAACTGGACACAGATGGAGCTCTTAAATGGCTTTACAATGGTGCTCAGCCAACTGATACTTGCCGCAGAATTCTCTCTTACAAAGGAGTGTTACTAAAAAAACACCTTCAGGAAGGTGTTAAAAAGGGAGCTTTAACTCAGGAGGTCGCTGATCAGAAGTGGAACGCCTGGGCTGCCGAAAAAGAGAACAAGGTTTCAGGAAAAGTATCTCAGCTTGCACAAAGTACTCGCGATGCAAAGAAAGCTGCTGCTGCTGAAGAGGCTAAGGTTAATGAGGCAAGAGCTGCTGAGTTGGCAAAGAGAAAGGAAGATGAGCGCAAGGCTGCTGAGGCCGCTGCCGCAGAGGCTAAAGCTGAAGCTAACGCTGAGGCAGAAGCTGTAGCAGAGAGTGCTCAGGAAGCTCCTGCTGTTGAAGAAACACCTGAAGCATAA
- a CDS encoding DUF4252 domain-containing protein, whose amino-acid sequence MKKLILIICAAILLPSAVMGQSKEIKAIFDKYEKNDNVELVSISSSMMKFANAFADDEESKEWTSKITELRILTVPSSVMENNIPLRVSLKRDMDGIISKFAFERMLRVKDKTEEVEMYVSKTSNGALIFLNSSDAEYTVIAMFGKIDDMLIKAAASGKINIK is encoded by the coding sequence ATGAAAAAGCTGATTTTAATTATCTGTGCGGCCATCCTTCTTCCCTCTGCTGTAATGGGCCAGTCAAAAGAGATCAAAGCAATCTTTGATAAATATGAAAAAAATGACAATGTAGAGCTTGTAAGTATATCCTCATCAATGATGAAGTTTGCCAATGCATTTGCTGATGACGAAGAGTCAAAAGAGTGGACATCCAAAATTACAGAGCTCAGAATTCTTACAGTACCCTCTTCAGTTATGGAAAACAATATCCCTCTCAGAGTAAGCCTCAAAAGAGACATGGATGGAATAATTTCAAAATTTGCTTTTGAAAGGATGCTTAGAGTAAAGGATAAAACAGAAGAGGTTGAGATGTATGTAAGCAAAACGAGCAACGGAGCTCTGATTTTTCTCAATAGTTCAGATGCTGAGTATACCGTAATTGCAATGTTTGGGAAAATTGACGATATGCTTATAAAGGCAGCTGCAAGCGGGAAGATTAATATAAAATAG
- a CDS encoding sigma-70 family RNA polymerase sigma factor: MTSHEFNILVGRIRPKLVNFAGTFVKAGPATAEDMVQDAVIKLWKARDIEEIKNLEALTLHILKNVCLDYLKLKKNNTEQLNTNMFRIGTDDPSSALEHKDQFANIKSCMESLPSDQMLAVRLRDVMGYEMEEIARILETSEGNVRTLLSRARQKLREKIIMR, encoded by the coding sequence ATGACCTCACATGAGTTTAACATATTGGTTGGAAGGATCAGGCCTAAACTTGTAAATTTTGCCGGCACTTTTGTCAAGGCAGGACCTGCAACTGCAGAAGACATGGTTCAGGATGCTGTTATTAAGCTTTGGAAGGCCCGGGATATCGAAGAGATTAAAAACCTGGAAGCCCTTACGCTTCATATTTTGAAAAATGTTTGTCTGGATTACCTCAAACTTAAGAAGAACAACACAGAACAGCTTAATACCAATATGTTCAGAATCGGGACAGATGACCCCTCTTCTGCTCTTGAACACAAGGACCAGTTTGCCAATATTAAAAGTTGTATGGAGAGTCTCCCATCTGATCAGATGCTGGCTGTAAGGCTCAGGGATGTGATGGGATATGAGATGGAGGAGATTGCACGGATACTGGAGACATCTGAGGGTAATGTAAGAACACTGCTCTCCCGTGCAAGACAAAAATTAAGAGAAAAAATAATAATGCGATGA
- a CDS encoding DUF819 family protein has product MNTTLLVITYLVTPAAILWMTARVPFLKKIGPVLLLYLVGIVLGNSGLVPQGAYELQDLIVTVIIPLAIPLMLFSCDFKRWDIKNAILTLITGTVAVVTAVISGYFIFKPLIGSDPLMGAQMNKIAGMLTGVYTGGTPNLAAIKIMLEVPNETYLLIHSYDMAISLLYLTFVLSIGIPLFRRVLHYPVKNGIPEKHMPVDSYDENPYKEFFKRENLLPLLCALALSVGIFIIAGGLSLILPKSIQMVVVILSITSLGIAASFVKRVREIKTSYDAGMYLVYIFSMVVASMADLTKLNLSGGIYLLLYITFAIFISLAIQLLLSRLFKLDADTVLISSVSLINSPPFVPLVAAAMKNKNVIITGLTVGLVGYAIGNYLGYIISLILS; this is encoded by the coding sequence ATGAATACAACACTTCTGGTAATAACATATTTGGTCACACCTGCTGCAATATTATGGATGACAGCGAGGGTGCCATTTCTTAAAAAAATTGGTCCTGTCCTGCTACTCTATCTGGTTGGGATTGTATTAGGGAATTCAGGACTTGTTCCCCAGGGGGCATATGAGTTACAGGACTTAATTGTAACGGTTATTATACCTCTTGCAATACCATTGATGCTCTTCTCTTGCGATTTCAAGCGATGGGATATAAAGAATGCAATCCTTACTCTGATAACCGGCACAGTTGCAGTAGTTACAGCAGTAATCTCCGGTTATTTCATTTTTAAACCCCTTATTGGATCTGATCCGCTGATGGGTGCACAGATGAACAAGATTGCTGGTATGCTTACAGGTGTATACACGGGAGGAACTCCTAATCTTGCAGCTATTAAAATTATGCTGGAAGTACCTAACGAAACATATTTGCTTATACACTCATATGATATGGCAATAAGCCTTCTTTATCTAACCTTTGTTCTATCAATAGGAATTCCTCTTTTCAGGAGGGTTCTCCACTATCCTGTAAAGAATGGTATTCCAGAAAAGCATATGCCTGTAGACTCTTATGACGAAAATCCTTATAAAGAATTTTTCAAAAGGGAGAATCTTCTGCCGCTTTTATGTGCACTGGCCCTCTCTGTTGGTATTTTTATAATAGCCGGAGGATTGTCTTTAATCTTACCCAAGAGTATCCAGATGGTTGTGGTTATACTGTCAATTACATCTCTTGGAATTGCAGCCTCTTTTGTAAAGCGTGTAAGAGAGATTAAAACCAGTTATGATGCCGGGATGTATCTGGTCTATATCTTTAGTATGGTAGTAGCATCAATGGCAGATCTTACTAAACTTAACCTTTCAGGGGGAATCTATCTTCTGCTCTACATAACTTTTGCAATATTTATATCACTGGCAATACAACTTTTACTGTCAAGGTTATTTAAGCTTGATGCCGATACCGTACTTATTTCATCGGTCTCTCTGATAAACTCTCCCCCTTTTGTTCCTCTTGTTGCAGCAGCAATGAAAAATAAAAATGTAATAATAACGGGTCTGACAGTAGGACTTGTAGGATATGCCATTGGAAATTATCTTGGATACATTATTAGTTTGATACTATCATGA
- a CDS encoding DUF5009 domain-containing protein has protein sequence MKRYLSLDLLRGLTIFGMVFSAIIPYGVLPDWMYHIQNPPPAHNLDFSVSGIGWVDLVFPIFIFCMGVAIPFAGSSGKMGVKSIFLRFLMLWIFSYLYVFLDFSTADGWLPQLATVGGFAALFMLYMSKPPYKWIRLAGALLSIVLIIAGVLFFDEKITIYRSGIIIFLLSFIYLFGALIWFYTRDNLKLRFIVFLLILLFASATMHFSLPVKLYAIKEVRWFFNIEYIYFLLILLPATYVGDILKGRVSLPGGFDSLERATANLFTRIMMFAYLLMFVIWMMIALYTEWSLYKMLFSVSAALIIWLLSKRVFPQYAQISLIASVMISGGGLFLFYEGAITKVPCTVSYCLFTTGISIYLLFISDFVVHWFPASYFSRIFSGAGSNPLMSYITFGALVMPVFKLTGLIHIYIAAYPQGWPWIGVARAAVAVIFTMALVAYLSEKRIFWRA, from the coding sequence ATGAAAAGATATTTGTCACTGGATCTTCTCCGCGGACTAACCATCTTTGGGATGGTATTCTCTGCGATTATTCCTTACGGAGTCTTGCCTGACTGGATGTACCATATTCAAAATCCCCCACCTGCACATAATTTAGATTTTTCAGTCTCAGGAATCGGGTGGGTAGATCTTGTATTTCCCATTTTCATATTTTGTATGGGTGTTGCAATACCATTTGCCGGATCTTCCGGTAAAATGGGCGTGAAATCTATCTTCTTAAGATTTCTGATGCTATGGATCTTCTCGTACCTCTATGTTTTTCTTGATTTTTCAACAGCTGACGGCTGGCTCCCCCAGTTAGCAACAGTTGGAGGATTTGCAGCTCTTTTTATGCTCTATATGTCAAAGCCGCCATATAAGTGGATTAGATTAGCAGGGGCACTTCTTTCAATTGTGCTAATCATCGCGGGTGTTCTTTTCTTTGATGAGAAGATTACTATATACAGGAGTGGGATAATTATATTTCTTCTCTCATTCATCTACCTGTTTGGGGCATTAATATGGTTTTATACAAGAGATAACCTGAAGCTTAGGTTTATAGTCTTTTTATTAATACTACTTTTTGCATCTGCAACAATGCACTTCTCTTTACCGGTCAAGCTTTATGCAATTAAAGAGGTGAGATGGTTCTTCAATATTGAGTATATCTATTTTCTGCTCATTCTTTTACCTGCAACATATGTTGGTGATATTTTAAAAGGGAGAGTCTCTCTCCCTGGTGGATTTGATTCGCTTGAAAGAGCAACTGCTAATCTTTTTACCAGGATTATGATGTTTGCATATCTTTTGATGTTTGTTATTTGGATGATGATCGCTCTTTATACTGAATGGAGTCTTTATAAAATGCTATTCTCGGTGTCAGCTGCTTTGATAATATGGTTATTAAGCAAAAGGGTTTTTCCGCAATACGCTCAAATCTCCCTGATTGCATCTGTGATGATTTCCGGCGGAGGCCTTTTTCTCTTTTATGAAGGTGCTATCACAAAAGTCCCTTGTACGGTTTCTTATTGTCTTTTCACAACGGGCATTTCAATTTATTTGCTATTTATCTCTGATTTTGTGGTACACTGGTTTCCCGCTTCCTATTTCTCAAGGATTTTTTCAGGAGCAGGTAGTAATCCCCTGATGAGTTATATTACCTTTGGTGCACTTGTTATGCCGGTGTTTAAATTAACGGGTCTAATACACATATATATTGCAGCTTATCCTCAGGGGTGGCCCTGGATAGGTGTTGCAAGAGCCGCTGTGGCTGTAATCTTTACAATGGCTCTGGTAGCTTATTTAAGTGAAAAAAGAATTTTCTGGAGAGCATAA
- a CDS encoding phosphomannomutase/phosphoglucomutase, which yields MGAFHAYDIRGIYNKDFDRETVYRVGFFLPELLGADKVVVGRDDRESSPEIHKALLKGITDAGADVYDLGLSTTPMVYYATGKYGFKASAQITASHNPREYNGLKISRENALPVGFDTGLGTIKEWIETRELVAAGKRGEVHDLNIRQEYIEFLLKYKTDMSGLGIAMDLSNGMAALLIKDIMGEGGDNLHYIYDNMDGTFPNHEANPLIPENTLDLRNLVAQKGCDIGVIFDGDADRVMFVDENSRFISPDLMIALLGHYFLEERGERGPVLQDIRSSKAVGEYLTPMGGEIHTWRVGRAFAAHKLREINGIYGGELAGHYYFRDFFYSDSGIMAALIILGITAKLKKRGVKLSEAIAAIEKYDNSGEINFRIEKKREAMDKVRDYFLSEESAVASFDFDGYRVEFPEWWFNIRPSNTEPYLRFLAEAKGADLLAQKVAKVKELLKEFE from the coding sequence ATGGGAGCATTTCACGCATACGATATAAGAGGAATCTATAATAAGGATTTTGACAGAGAGACTGTTTACAGGGTTGGTTTTTTTCTCCCTGAACTTTTAGGGGCAGATAAGGTGGTAGTTGGAAGAGACGACAGAGAGTCATCACCTGAGATTCATAAAGCACTTCTGAAAGGGATAACCGACGCCGGGGCCGATGTTTATGATCTTGGTCTCTCAACAACCCCTATGGTCTATTATGCTACAGGTAAATATGGATTCAAGGCATCTGCGCAAATAACGGCATCTCATAATCCAAGAGAGTATAACGGTCTGAAGATATCCAGGGAAAATGCCCTGCCTGTTGGCTTTGACACCGGCCTTGGTACAATCAAAGAGTGGATTGAGACAAGAGAACTTGTTGCAGCAGGAAAGAGGGGGGAGGTTCATGATCTTAATATCAGGCAGGAGTATATTGAGTTTTTGCTTAAATATAAAACTGATATGTCCGGACTCGGCATAGCTATGGATTTATCAAATGGTATGGCTGCTCTGCTAATCAAAGATATTATGGGAGAGGGCGGAGATAATCTTCATTACATTTATGATAATATGGATGGAACATTTCCTAATCATGAAGCAAATCCGTTAATCCCTGAAAACACTCTCGACCTTAGAAACCTTGTAGCTCAAAAGGGATGTGATATAGGGGTAATCTTTGACGGAGATGCGGACAGAGTAATGTTTGTTGATGAAAATTCAAGATTTATATCGCCTGACCTTATGATTGCACTTCTTGGTCACTACTTCCTGGAGGAGAGGGGAGAGAGAGGTCCTGTACTTCAGGATATAAGAAGTTCCAAAGCTGTAGGAGAGTATCTTACCCCAATGGGTGGTGAGATTCATACCTGGAGAGTAGGACGGGCTTTTGCAGCGCATAAGCTTAGGGAGATCAACGGCATTTACGGTGGAGAGCTTGCCGGTCATTACTATTTCCGCGACTTCTTTTATAGTGATTCCGGGATAATGGCTGCCCTTATAATCCTTGGAATTACCGCCAAGCTTAAGAAGAGGGGAGTAAAATTATCTGAAGCTATCGCAGCAATAGAAAAATATGACAATTCAGGAGAGATTAATTTCAGGATTGAGAAGAAGAGAGAGGCTATGGATAAGGTGAGAGATTATTTTTTATCAGAAGAGAGTGCTGTTGCAAGCTTTGATTTTGACGGATACAGGGTTGAATTCCCTGAGTGGTGGTTTAATATTAGGCCTTCAAACACTGAACCATATCTTAGGTTCCTTGCAGAGGCAAAGGGTGCAGATCTTCTTGCCCAAAAAGTTGCAAAGGTAAAGGAACTTCTTAAAGAATTCGAATAA
- the def gene encoding peptide deformylase — MILPIYIYGSEVLRERAGEFDLSAPDAAEVIARLIPDMFETMYLADGVGLAAPQVGKSIRVLVVDGAPLADDMPELKDFKRAMINPVVLEESEETIEYNEGCLSIPDINAGVVRPRRITVEYYDQNFDKRREELDNFACRMVQHEIDHLNGILFTDLCAPIRRKMLQSKLGNIMNGKVKTHYKIAQAAKKR, encoded by the coding sequence ATGATTTTACCAATTTATATTTATGGCTCAGAGGTCCTTCGGGAGAGGGCCGGAGAATTTGATTTATCGGCTCCTGATGCAGCCGAAGTGATTGCCAGACTAATCCCCGATATGTTTGAAACAATGTATCTGGCAGATGGTGTAGGGCTTGCAGCCCCTCAGGTGGGGAAATCCATAAGGGTTCTTGTTGTTGATGGGGCTCCGCTGGCAGATGATATGCCGGAGCTTAAAGATTTTAAACGGGCAATGATAAATCCTGTTGTGCTGGAAGAGAGTGAAGAGACTATTGAGTACAACGAAGGCTGCCTTAGTATTCCGGATATAAATGCCGGAGTTGTAAGGCCCAGGAGGATTACTGTTGAGTATTACGATCAGAATTTTGATAAAAGGAGGGAGGAGCTTGATAACTTTGCCTGCCGAATGGTTCAGCATGAAATAGATCATCTTAATGGGATATTGTTCACTGATTTATGCGCTCCAATCAGGAGGAAGATGCTACAGTCCAAGTTGGGCAATATTATGAATGGTAAAGTCAAGACTCATTATAAAATAGCCCAGGCGGCAAAAAAAAGATAG
- the ruvX gene encoding Holliday junction resolvase RuvX has translation MERIVGIDFGRKRTGIAVSDPLGIFASALDTVSSGDVLTFLKNYTLKEKVVRIVVGYPVNLNNTPSEAAGDLEPFLNMLRKQFPDIPVTLQDERFTSKMAMRALIDGGMKKSDRRIKGNIDKVSAAIILQSYLDSRERSEDDKREAL, from the coding sequence ATGGAGAGAATTGTAGGTATTGACTTTGGACGGAAAAGAACGGGTATTGCCGTGAGTGACCCGCTCGGAATCTTTGCCTCTGCACTTGACACTGTCTCATCCGGTGATGTGCTTACCTTTCTCAAAAACTATACCCTTAAAGAGAAAGTTGTAAGAATTGTTGTAGGCTATCCGGTTAACCTGAATAATACGCCATCAGAAGCAGCAGGAGATCTGGAGCCTTTCCTGAATATGCTCAGGAAACAATTTCCTGATATTCCTGTTACACTACAAGATGAAAGGTTTACCTCTAAAATGGCAATGAGAGCACTAATTGATGGAGGAATGAAGAAAAGTGACAGGAGGATAAAGGGGAACATTGATAAGGTTAGTGCGGCCATTATACTCCAGTCTTATCTGGATTCCAGAGAGAGATCAGAAGATGATAAAAGAGAAGCATTATGA
- a CDS encoding desulfoferrodoxin family protein codes for MPRLFSYKDFESGSSKVKQYADKHTPIVICEEEAVRGEPFKVKVRIGTNVKHPNAPDHHYEYIQLWNLETLAGEIKLQRASYGDDPVFIETEFIIIPKVSLRLVALAYCNRHGLWRSEEVYVKVKD; via the coding sequence ATGCCAAGACTATTTTCATACAAGGACTTTGAGTCCGGAAGCAGTAAAGTTAAGCAGTACGCAGACAAACATACCCCAATAGTTATTTGTGAAGAGGAGGCTGTAAGAGGAGAACCTTTTAAGGTTAAGGTGAGAATTGGCACAAATGTAAAGCACCCTAATGCTCCGGATCACCACTATGAGTACATACAGCTTTGGAATCTTGAGACCCTTGCAGGAGAGATTAAATTACAAAGAGCAAGCTACGGAGATGATCCTGTTTTTATAGAGACAGAATTTATTATTATACCAAAGGTTAGCCTGAGACTGGTCGCTCTTGCGTATTGCAACAGGCACGGACTCTGGAGAAGCGAAGAGGTTTATGTAAAGGTTAAAGATTAG
- a CDS encoding M23 family metallopeptidase, translating into MAKEKAKRENKNRLRNKFRFSIFNDTTHEELFVFRANGLMMLLSIVLSIIFIVISVTVLISYTPLREFIPGYPDARTRKEIVQNALKLDSLEKTVKLWDFQLSNIQRIVTGQPPLELGDITIKSDSANSQGISGKISKEDSLLRLEVMKQEQFNIGNESNRVNQIEGLHFFPPVKGIVSDGFNLATNHPYIDIAAPTNSVVSAVLDGTVIMATWTDETGFTIQIQHSNDLISIYKHNSKLLKRTGDKVKAGTAISLVGSTGTLSTGAHLHFELWYKGVAVDPAKYINF; encoded by the coding sequence ATGGCAAAAGAGAAGGCAAAGAGAGAGAACAAAAACAGATTGAGAAATAAATTTCGCTTTTCAATCTTCAACGACACAACTCATGAAGAGCTGTTTGTTTTCCGTGCAAACGGACTGATGATGCTACTAAGTATAGTACTGTCAATTATTTTTATTGTTATTTCTGTAACTGTACTGATTTCATACACTCCTCTCAGAGAGTTTATCCCGGGATATCCGGATGCAAGGACCAGAAAGGAGATTGTACAAAACGCACTTAAGCTGGACTCTTTGGAAAAAACAGTTAAGCTATGGGATTTTCAGCTTAGTAACATTCAACGAATTGTTACCGGTCAGCCACCTCTGGAATTGGGCGACATTACAATAAAAAGTGACTCCGCTAATAGCCAGGGCATTTCCGGTAAAATATCAAAAGAAGACTCTCTGCTAAGGCTGGAGGTTATGAAGCAGGAGCAGTTTAATATTGGGAACGAATCCAACAGGGTAAATCAAATTGAAGGGCTTCACTTTTTCCCTCCAGTAAAAGGGATTGTCTCAGACGGGTTTAACCTGGCAACCAACCACCCCTATATTGATATTGCTGCACCCACAAACTCTGTAGTATCTGCTGTTCTTGACGGAACGGTCATCATGGCAACCTGGACAGATGAAACAGGCTTTACAATCCAGATACAGCACTCAAACGATTTGATTTCCATATACAAGCATAACTCTAAACTTCTTAAAAGAACCGGAGACAAAGTTAAGGCCGGCACAGCCATTTCACTTGTGGGAAGCACAGGAACACTCAGTACAGGGGCACATCTTCACTTTGAACTCTGGTACAAAGGGGTTGCTGTGGATCCGGCAAAATACATCAACTTCTAA
- a CDS encoding 1-deoxy-D-xylulose-5-phosphate reductoisomerase encodes MKRGIAILGSTGSIGTQAIDVCLRHPDVFSVELLTARQNSALLIEQAVRLLPNAVVITDESKYKEVNEALSPHDIKVFTGRESINALVQGDNIDIVLAAMVGFNGLESTLAAIRAGKAIALANKETLVAAGSLVMALAKEYGSPVIPVDSEHSAIFQCLQGERIKAEKIILTASGGPFLNKSLAEIETATVTDALNHPRWKMGSKVTVDSATMMNKGLEMIEAKWLFDMAPSNIEIIIHPQSIVHSMVQFRDGSVTAQLSTPDMKLPIQYALSYPFRLDLETERIDFAQLSRLDFISPDRDKFPSINIAYESVERGGNIPCAMNAANEVAVDAFLSGRISFTSIHKITAEVISGTMFVAEPQLEDIIKTDAGARAFALEILKKHKA; translated from the coding sequence ATGAAAAGAGGGATTGCAATCCTTGGATCTACAGGCTCAATAGGAACTCAGGCAATTGATGTTTGCCTGCGGCACCCTGATGTTTTCAGTGTAGAACTTTTAACAGCCCGGCAAAACTCAGCCTTACTGATTGAACAGGCTGTCAGGCTCCTTCCAAATGCCGTTGTGATTACTGACGAAAGCAAATACAAAGAGGTTAACGAAGCTCTCTCGCCTCACGATATTAAGGTATTCACAGGAAGAGAATCAATAAACGCCCTTGTTCAGGGAGATAATATTGACATTGTATTAGCCGCTATGGTTGGGTTTAACGGGCTGGAATCTACCCTTGCAGCAATAAGAGCAGGTAAAGCAATAGCATTGGCAAACAAAGAGACACTGGTAGCAGCCGGTTCACTGGTTATGGCACTTGCAAAAGAGTACGGATCACCAGTAATTCCGGTTGATTCAGAGCATTCGGCAATATTTCAGTGTCTACAGGGTGAGAGAATAAAAGCCGAGAAAATAATCCTTACAGCATCCGGTGGCCCATTCCTGAATAAAAGCCTTGCTGAAATTGAAACAGCCACTGTTACAGATGCCCTTAACCATCCAAGGTGGAAAATGGGCTCAAAAGTGACAGTAGACTCAGCAACGATGATGAACAAAGGGCTGGAGATGATTGAGGCCAAATGGCTTTTTGACATGGCTCCCTCAAACATTGAGATAATAATACACCCTCAGTCAATAGTCCATTCTATGGTACAGTTCAGAGATGGATCTGTTACAGCACAGCTGAGCACACCAGACATGAAACTGCCGATTCAGTATGCCCTTTCATACCCATTCAGACTCGATCTGGAGACAGAGAGGATTGATTTTGCACAACTGTCAAGATTAGATTTTATATCACCAGACAGGGATAAGTTTCCCAGTATAAATATTGCATACGAATCTGTTGAGAGAGGAGGGAACATCCCTTGTGCAATGAACGCTGCAAACGAAGTTGCAGTTGATGCATTTCTGAGTGGACGAATATCCTTCACAAGCATACACAAGATCACAGCTGAGGTTATAAGTGGAACGATGTTTGTTGCTGAACCTCAATTGGAAGATATTATAAAAACAGATGCCGGGGCCAGAGCCTTCGCATTGGAAATTCTAAAAAAACACAAAGCATAA
- the rseP gene encoding RIP metalloprotease RseP: MVILIKILQVILALSILVLVHEFGHYFFARLFKIRVEKFYLFFDPWFSLFKYKPKNSDTEYGIGWLPLGGYCKISGMIDESMDKEAMKQEPKPWEFRSKPAWQRFFVMFGGVFFNFILAILIYSATLFTWGEEYLKTEDAVYGVHCNDLAREIGFENGDKIISFDGEKVVKFNELQVVLARNQAQTAQIFRKDESKEININPQYIPAVLNTPGMFSLRVPFQIQSVPDSSINAASGLIAGDRIVAIDSTEAYIIQDIQQILQKSKGDSVTATISRGTEIFEKRLAVDENGLIGVVLDGDLHKFFKITNSDYSMIAAVPAGADKAFSTIGNYLKELKLIFSPKTEAYKSVGSFIAIGNIFPSAWDWQIFWNLTAWLSIMLAVVNLLPIPALDGGHILFLLYEIITRRRPSDKFLEYAQVAGMLVLLAIMFLAFGNDIYRLFN, from the coding sequence ATGGTTATTTTAATTAAAATTCTACAGGTAATTCTTGCACTCTCCATTCTTGTCCTTGTACACGAGTTTGGTCACTACTTTTTTGCAAGACTGTTCAAGATAAGAGTTGAAAAATTCTATCTCTTTTTTGACCCCTGGTTCTCCCTGTTTAAATACAAGCCTAAAAATTCCGACACCGAGTACGGGATAGGCTGGCTTCCACTGGGAGGGTATTGCAAAATATCAGGAATGATAGATGAGTCAATGGACAAAGAGGCTATGAAACAAGAGCCAAAGCCTTGGGAATTCAGAAGCAAACCGGCCTGGCAAAGGTTCTTTGTTATGTTTGGGGGGGTATTCTTCAATTTTATACTTGCAATACTCATATACTCAGCCACACTTTTTACATGGGGAGAAGAGTATCTTAAAACCGAAGATGCAGTTTACGGAGTGCATTGCAATGATCTTGCCAGGGAGATTGGATTTGAGAATGGTGATAAGATTATATCCTTTGACGGAGAAAAAGTTGTAAAATTTAACGAGCTCCAGGTTGTACTTGCCCGTAATCAGGCACAAACTGCTCAGATCTTCAGGAAAGATGAGAGCAAAGAGATTAATATTAATCCTCAATATATTCCTGCTGTACTAAATACTCCCGGAATGTTCTCACTCAGAGTTCCGTTTCAGATTCAGTCAGTGCCGGACTCTTCAATTAATGCAGCCTCCGGACTGATAGCCGGTGACAGAATAGTTGCGATTGATTCTACTGAGGCCTATATTATTCAGGACATTCAACAAATCCTTCAGAAGAGCAAAGGAGATTCTGTAACGGCAACAATCTCAAGGGGTACAGAGATATTTGAAAAGAGACTCGCAGTAGATGAAAATGGACTTATAGGAGTTGTCCTGGATGGCGACTTGCATAAATTTTTCAAAATAACAAACTCAGACTACTCTATGATAGCAGCAGTTCCTGCAGGTGCAGACAAAGCATTTTCCACAATTGGTAACTATCTGAAGGAGCTGAAATTAATATTCTCACCAAAGACAGAGGCATACAAATCTGTAGGCAGTTTTATTGCAATAGGCAATATATTCCCATCTGCATGGGACTGGCAGATTTTCTGGAATCTAACAGCCTGGCTCTCTATAATGCTTGCTGTTGTCAATTTGCTTCCAATTCCTGCTCTTGATGGAGGTCATATTCTATTCCTTCTTTATGAAATTATAACCAGAAGAAGGCCAAGTGATAAATTCCTGGAATATGCTCAGGTTGCCGGAATGCTTGTGCTTCTTGCAATTATGTTCCTTGCTTTTGGAAATGACATTTACAGACTTTTTAACTGA